From a single Natronorubrum tibetense GA33 genomic region:
- a CDS encoding glutaredoxin family protein, whose protein sequence is MGAATSADSEAPITFYRLQACPYCERVARLLEAYDLDYRSRFVEPLHSRRDVVKRVAGVRTVPVVVDETTGVTMAESANIVDYLESAYGGEN, encoded by the coding sequence ATGGGAGCAGCCACCAGTGCAGACAGCGAGGCGCCGATCACGTTCTACCGCCTGCAGGCGTGTCCGTACTGCGAACGCGTCGCGCGACTGCTCGAGGCGTACGATCTCGACTATCGCTCGCGGTTCGTCGAGCCGCTCCACTCGCGGCGAGATGTCGTCAAGCGCGTCGCCGGCGTCCGCACCGTTCCCGTGGTCGTCGACGAGACCACCGGCGTGACGATGGCCGAGAGCGCGAACATCGTGGACTACCTCGAATCGGCCTACGGAGGCGAGAACTGA
- a CDS encoding hemolysin family protein: protein MALSPLLEVVFAAYEVPVVDLAFEQSTVAILGTLAVAVLILLSGFFSSSEIAMFNLPKHRLEGMVEDEVPGAELVKSLKDDPHRLLVTILVGNNIVNIAMSSIATAILSIYFGGLVGVLLATFGITALVLLFGESVPKSYAVENTESWAIRISKPLKATEYLLFPLIVLFDYLTRQVNKLTGSTGAIESPYVTRDEIQEMIESGEREGVLEEEEHEMLTRIFRFNNTIVKEVMTPRLDMTAVPKDASIDEAIETCIQSGHARIPVYEGSLDNVQGVVHIRDLVRDLNYGETEVEDLELDDLIQPTLHVPESKNVDELLTEMRENRMHMAIVIDEFGTTEGLVTVEDMIEEIVGEILKTGEDEPIEEVDEHTVIVRGEVNIEDVNEALDIDLPEGEEFETIAGFIFNRAGRLVEEGEEITYDGVRITVEDVENTRIMMARLRKLEQPPEPEDENGDEEATETDEESVARD from the coding sequence ATGGCGTTGTCTCCGCTGCTCGAGGTCGTGTTTGCTGCCTACGAGGTTCCCGTCGTAGATCTCGCGTTCGAACAGTCGACTGTGGCGATTCTCGGCACGCTCGCTGTCGCCGTCCTCATCCTGCTCTCGGGATTCTTCTCCTCCTCGGAGATCGCGATGTTCAACCTGCCGAAACACCGCCTCGAGGGGATGGTCGAGGACGAGGTCCCGGGAGCGGAGCTCGTCAAGTCGCTCAAAGACGATCCGCACCGACTCCTCGTGACGATTCTCGTCGGCAACAACATCGTCAACATCGCGATGTCCTCGATCGCGACGGCGATTCTCTCTATCTACTTCGGCGGGCTGGTCGGCGTGTTGCTGGCCACCTTCGGGATCACCGCCCTCGTCCTCTTATTCGGTGAGAGCGTCCCCAAATCCTACGCGGTCGAGAACACCGAATCGTGGGCGATCCGCATCTCGAAACCGCTGAAGGCTACCGAGTACCTGCTGTTCCCCCTCATCGTCCTCTTCGACTACCTCACCCGACAGGTGAACAAGCTGACGGGGTCGACGGGGGCGATCGAATCACCCTACGTCACCCGCGACGAGATCCAGGAGATGATCGAGTCGGGCGAGCGCGAAGGGGTTCTAGAGGAAGAAGAACACGAGATGCTCACGCGGATATTCCGCTTTAACAACACTATCGTCAAGGAGGTTATGACACCGCGACTCGACATGACGGCGGTTCCGAAAGACGCGAGCATCGACGAGGCCATCGAGACCTGTATTCAGAGCGGCCACGCTCGCATCCCCGTCTACGAGGGGAGTCTCGACAACGTCCAGGGCGTCGTCCACATTCGGGACCTCGTTCGCGATCTCAACTATGGCGAGACCGAGGTCGAGGATCTGGAACTCGACGATCTCATTCAGCCGACGCTCCACGTTCCCGAATCGAAGAACGTCGACGAACTGCTGACCGAGATGCGCGAAAACCGGATGCACATGGCGATCGTCATCGACGAGTTCGGCACCACCGAGGGGCTGGTGACCGTCGAGGACATGATCGAGGAAATCGTCGGCGAGATCCTCAAAACGGGCGAGGACGAGCCGATCGAGGAGGTCGACGAACACACCGTCATCGTCCGCGGGGAAGTCAACATCGAGGACGTCAACGAGGCGCTCGACATCGATCTGCCGGAGGGTGAGGAGTTCGAGACCATCGCCGGCTTCATCTTCAACCGCGCGGGCCGACTCGTCGAAGAGGGCGAAGAGATCACCTACGACGGCGTTCGCATCACCGTCGAGGACGTCGAGAACACCCGTATCATGATGGCGCGATTGCGAAAACTCGAGCAGCCCCCGGAGCCGGAAGACGAGAACGGGGACGAGGAAGCGACGGAAACGGACGAGGAGTCGGTAGCGCGGGATTGA
- a CDS encoding acyl-CoA thioesterase: MPTILETHIQNRFRVQPNHANNNDTLHGGNLMKWLDEVGAMSAMRFAGETCVTARVNELDFERPIGIGDTALVEAFVYDVGRTSVHVGLRAWREEPRSGDTERTTESSFTFVAIDEDGSTVPVPELTVDSERGRELRERMFDVEDGT, from the coding sequence ATGCCGACCATCCTCGAGACGCACATCCAGAACCGATTCCGCGTCCAGCCGAACCACGCCAACAACAACGACACGCTCCACGGCGGCAACCTGATGAAGTGGTTAGACGAGGTCGGGGCGATGTCGGCGATGCGCTTTGCCGGCGAGACCTGCGTCACCGCCCGCGTCAACGAACTCGATTTCGAGCGGCCGATCGGGATCGGCGACACCGCGCTGGTCGAGGCCTTCGTCTACGACGTGGGTCGGACGAGCGTCCACGTCGGCTTGCGGGCGTGGCGCGAAGAGCCGAGAAGCGGCGATACCGAACGGACGACCGAATCCTCGTTCACTTTCGTCGCGATCGACGAGGACGGGTCCACCGTTCCCGTTCCGGAACTGACGGTCGACTCCGAGCGAGGGCGAGAGCTCCGAGAGCGGATGTTCGACGTCGAAGACGGCACGTAG